One Skermanella pratensis genomic window, TTCCCCGCCGCGGTGAAGGACCCGGAACGGCGGCCGGAATGGCTGCTCAACGTGACGAACGATGCCTGGTACGGCATCAGCGCCGGCCCCCACCAGCATTTCGCGATAGCCCAGGCCCGCGCCGTGGAGGAAGGTCTGCCCATGGTGAGGGCGGCGAATACCGGGATATCCGGCGTCGTCGACGGCTACGGCCGGATCTCCGCATATCTTGAGTTGGGTTCTCGCGGAGTCGTTGACGCAACACTGCCGAAATCGCTCGACAACACCCCGTACGGTCGAATCGGCGACTGGATATTGGTGGTACTTCTTATGAGTTTCGGCATCAGCACAACCATCGCTCGACACACCCCTTGATTATCGCACATATTTTCGTATGCGCGTGCACAAGAATGCGCTAGTACGTACTATTGAATGCATACACGTGCATGACTAGTTAGAGTACTAACATTCAACAGGGGTTTGAGGGCATGCAACCACAGACACGAGGCCGGCGTGGAACCGGCGGGCGGCCCAAGACCGGCAAGCCGAATCCGATCGACGTACATGTCGGATCGCGGGTAAGGCTGCGCCGTACTCTCCTCGGCATGAGCCAGGAGAAGCTGGGCGAGGCGATCGGCCTGACATTCCAGCAGGTCCAGAAATACGAGCGGGGCGCGAACCGGATCGGTGCAAGTCGCCTGTTCGACCTCAGCCGCGTCCTGGACGTCCCTGTTTCGTTCTTCTTCGACGACATGCCGGCAGACTCGGACGCGATCGTTTCGGGCGAGCCTTCCCATGGCGGTTTCGGCGAGGAGAAGTCAGGTTCGTTCGAGCCCGACCCGATGGCCAAGCGGGAAACCCTGGAGCTGGTCCGGGCATACTATCGCATCACCGACCCGCAGGTCCGCAAGCGCCTGTTCGAATTGACCAAGTCGGTCGCCAACGCGGCGAACACCGAAGGCGGTTGACCGGCGGCGAGTCGCCCTGGCCAGGGTTCCGGCCGGCCCTGCGGAGCGTGGGCCGGCAGCAGGGCAGTGCCGGAGGGGCGATCTCATGAGATTTCGAAACAGTTTCTGCCGCCCAGCCGTGCACGATGCCCGGATCGCAGGTTCCGGATCAAGTCACTTGACCCGGAAGGTTCGGATTGCGAAAAGAGTGATAATGCCCGTCGCTCCAGTGGCGGGCTGATTATCTTCGTCTGTCATCAATCCGCAACGCGCCGAGGCAACCTGTGGCTCTACGCAACTATGTCTTCACCAGTGAATCGGTTTCCGAGGGCCATCCCGACAAGGTCTGCGATCGCATATCCGATGCCATCGTGGACCTGTTCCTCGGCCATGACCCGTATGCCCGGGTAGCGGTCGAGACCCTGGCGACGACCAACCAGATCGTTCTGGCCGGCGAGGTGCGGGGACCGGACTCGATCACGCCCGACCTGATGGAAAGCGTCGCCCGGCATGCGATCAAGGACATCGGGTACGAGCAGGAAGGCTTCCACTGGGAGAAGGCCGACGTCAAGATCCTGGTGCATGCGCAGTCCGCCGACATCGCGGTCGGCGTCGACGCGGCCGGCAACAAGGACGAGGGTGCGGGCGACCAGGGCATCATGTTCGGCTATGCCTGCCGGGAGACCGAGGCGCTGATGCCGGCGCCGATCTACTTCGCCCATGGCATCCTGAAGAGCCTGGCCGAGGCGCGGCATTCCGGCGCCGCCCCGCAGCTCGGACCCGACGCCAAGAGCCAGGTCAGCCTGCAGTACGAGAACGGCAAGCCGGTGCGCGCGACCTCCGTCGTGGTTTCCACCCAGCACATGGACGGGCTCGACCAGGCCGAGGTGCGGGAGATCGTGCGCCCCCACGTGATCAACGTCCTGCCGGAAGGCTGGATGTGCGACGAGGAATTCTTCTACGTCAATCCGACCGGCCGCTTCGTGATCGGCGGTCCCGACGGCGACGCCGGCCTGACCGGCCGCAAGATCATCGTCGATACCTATGGCGGGGCGGCCCCCCATGGCGGCGGCGCCTTCTCCGGCAAGGACCCGACGAAGGTCGACAGGTCCGCGGCCTATGCCGCCCGCTACCTCGCCAAGAACGTTGTGGCCGCCGAACTGGCCGAGCGCTGCACCATCCAGTTGGCTTATGCCATCGGTGTGTCGCGGCCCCTGGCCGTCTACATCGAAACCTACGGGACCGGCCGGGTCGACGAGGATCGGCTGTCCAAGGTCCTTCAGGATCTGGTCAACCTGAGCCCGCGCGGCATCCGCGAGCATCTCGGCCTCAACAAGCCGATCTATGCCCGTACCGCGGCCTATGGTCACTTCGGCCGCGCGCCGGAGGCCGATGGCGGTTTTTCCTGGGAGCGCACGGATCTGGTGTCGGACCTGCGGTCGGCCTTTGCCTGATCGTCGTCCCGGCCCGCGCGACGACGCGCCGGCCGATCTGCGGGAAAAAGTCTACGGCCGCCGGCGCGGCCGTAGACTGCGCCTTTACAAGACCAATCTGCTGGAATCGCTGCTGCCCCGACTGGTCATCGACCCGCCGGCGGAGGGCCAGCGCCTCGATCCGGTCTCGCTCTTCGGGGCGCCGGCGGACGGTCCCGGGATCGGGCGCGGCATCGGGGACGTGTGGCTGGAAGTGGGCTTCGGCAGTGGCGAGCACCTGGCCGGCCAGGCGGCCGCCCATCCCGACATCGGCATGATCGGCTGCGAACCGTTCCTCAACGGCGTCGCCAATCTCCTGGAACACATCGATGCCGGCGGGCAGCGGAACATCCGCATCCTGGCCGACGACGCCCGGCCGCTGATCGACGCCCTGCCCGACGCGTCGATCGGCCGCTGCTTCGTGCTGTTCCCCGACCCCTGGCCCAAGATCCGCCACCACAAGCGCCGCTTCATCGGACCGGAGAACCTGGCCCGGCTGTCGCGCGTGCTCAAGGACGGGGCCGAACTGCGCATGGCGAGCGACGTCATGGGCGTCGCCATGTGGATGCTGGAGCATACCTGGTGCCATCCCGACTTCGAGTGGCTCGCCAGGACGGGGGAGGATTGGCGCCGCCGGCCGGACGATTGGCCCCAGTCGCGCTACGAGCAGAAGGGTATCGAAGCCGGCCGCAAGCCTGTGTTCCTGCGCTTCAGGCGGAAACCGCGGGGCTGACCCGGCGGGCCGCATGGGTCGGGGGCGCCCGGGAAGCGGGCGGGAAAGTACCGGAAAGCCGCAGGGAAAGTATTGTGGAAAATCCTTGCGGCCTGCCTCAACTTCGCTATATTCCATTCCGTGATCCCATACGATCCGGTGGTCCCGCCAAAACGGGTCGCGCTGGATCGCATCCGGGTGGGCCACTGGCCCACTTTTTTGTTTTTTGTCTACAGGTGTTTTGAGCCGGGCTCCTCAAGCTCGGTCATATTGCCTCAAGTCAGGTGGAATGGACGCAACCGACCGGATACAACAGATCATCGCCCCTCGGTCGAAGCCATGGGCTACGAGATCGTGCGGGTGCAGGTGTCGGGCACGCAGCGGCCCACCTTGCAGGTGATGGCCGAGCGGAAGGACAATGCCGCCATGACCGTGGAGGATTGCGCAGACATCAGCCGTGCTGTGTCGGCCATCCTCGACGTCGAGGATCCGATTTCTTCCGCCTACACGCTGGAAGTCAGCTCGCCGGGGATCGACCGGCCGTTGACCCGGCTGAAGGATTTCGAACGGTTCGCCGGCTTCGAAGCGCGCATCGAAACTCGCTTCCCGCTGGACGGCCGCAAGCGGTTCCGCGGCGTGCTGAAGGGCGTCGGGGACGGGTCCGTGCTGATCGAGACCGATACCGGTCCGGCCACCGTCCCGTTCGACGCCGTGCAGCGCGCCAAGCTGATCCTGACCGACGCGCTGATCGCCGCCACCGCGGCTCAGCAGTAGCCGGCCTTTTCGCCTCACGTCCGAGTGCCTACTCTAACGAACGCCAGGGACTTCTGGAATGGAACTGCTACAAGTAGCCGACGCGGTCGCCCGCGAGAAGAACATCGACCGGGATGAGGTCCTGGAAGCGATGGAGCAGGCGATTCAGAAGGCAGGCCGCTCCAAGTACGGACACGAACACGACATCCGGGCGCGGATCGACCGCAAGACCGGCGACATCCACCTGATGCGCTATCTGGAGGTGGTCGAGGAGGTCGAGAACGAGACGACCCAGCTTACCGTCCGCGAAGCCCAGCGCATGAAGAAGGACGCCGCCGTCGGCGAGTTCCTGACCGACGAGCTGCCGCCGATCGACTTCGGCCGCATCGCGGCGCAGACCGCCAAGCAGGTCATCGTCCAGAAGGTCCGCGAGGCGGAACGGCAGCGCCAGTTCAAGGAATACAAGGACCGCGTCGGCGAGGTGGTCAACGGCCTGGTCAAGCGGGTCGAGTACGGCAACGTCACGGTCGACCTGGGCCGGGCGGAGGCGATCCTGCGCCGCGACGAGCTTCTGCCCCGCGAGCACTTCAAGAACGGCGACCGCGTACGCGCGTACATCTATGACGTACGGGCCGAGGCCCGCGGCCCGCAGATCTTCCTGTCTCGCACCCATCCCACTTTCATGGCGAAGCTCTTCTCCCAGGAAGTGCCCGAGATCTACGACGGCATCATCGAGATCAAGTCGGTCGCCCGCGACCCCGGCTCGCGCGCCAAGATCGCCGTGCTGAGCCACGACAGCTCGATCGACCCGGTCGGCGCCTGCGTCGGTATGCGCGGCAGCCGCGTCCAGGCCGTCGTCGGCGAGCTCCAGGGCGAGAAGATCGACATCATTCCCTGGTCCCAGGACCCGGCGACCTTCGTCGTCAACGCCCTGGCCCCGGCCGAAGTGGCCAAGGTCGTGATGGACGAGGAAAGCAAGCGCATTGAAGTCGTGGTTCCCGATGACCAGTTGAGTCTTGCGATCGGACGCCGCGGCCAGAACGTGCGTCTCGCCAGCCAGCTGACCGGCTGGGACATCGACATCATGACCGAGAACGAGGAGTCGGAGCGGCGCTCGGAAGAGTTCAAGACCCGTTCCCAGCTCTTCATCGACGCCCTGGACGTGGACGACGTGATCGCCCACCTGCTTGTCGCCGAAGGCTTCTCGTCGGTCGAGGAGATCGCCTTCGCCGAGACCAACGAGCTCGCCGAGATCGAAGGCTTCGACGAGGACGTGGCCGAGGAGTTGCGCGAGCGCGCCCGGACCTTCCTCGACCAGCAGAACAGCGAGATGACCGAGCGGCGCCAGGCGCTGGGCGTCGCCGACGAGATCGCGGAGATCGAGGGCCTGAGCCCCGTCATGCTGGTCAAGCTTGGCGAGAACGGCGTCAAGACCCTGGACGACCTGGCCGACCTCGCCGGCGACGAGCTGCGCGAGATCGTCGGCAAGGACGCCATGACGCTGGACGACGCCAACGCCACCATCATGGCGGCCCGCGCCCACTGGTTCACCGAGGACGGCGAACCGGCGACCGCCTCGACCGAACAGCACTGACCCTGGTCTTTCCAGGACTACCGCTTCCGAACCCGAGATCCCGAACCAAGGACCGACCCTGCACCGGATGACATCACTGAACGCCCACCCCACCCTGCCCCACGAGGCAGCCGCCCCGCCCGACGCGTTCGAGCCCGGTCTCCCCGGGCACGAACCGCTTGAGGAGGAGGCGATCGGCGGCCGGCGCAGCCCTTTGCGGCGCTGCATCGTCACCGCAGTCGTCGCCGACCGCCAGGGCATGATCCGGTTCGTCGAGTCGCCTGAAGGCGCCGTCGTCCCGGACCTGGAGGGCACGCTGCCCGGACGGGGCCTGTGGGTCACGGCGGACCGGCAGATCCTGGCCAGGGCGGTCGCCAAGAACCAGTTCTCCAAGGCCGCCCGCCGCAAGGTCAAGGTCGATCCCGGCCTGGCCGACAGGGTGGAGGCGTTGCTCAAGCGGCGCTGCCTCGACTCGATCGGCCTTTGCCGTCGCGCCGGGGTGGCCGTCTCGGGATTCGAGAAGGTCCGCGAGGCGTTGCGCAAGGGCAAGGCGGGCGCGCTGATCGCCGCGGCCGACGGGGCGGAGGACGGGCGCGGCAAGATGCGGGCGCTGGCCGGGGAGGCGCCCGTCGTCGACCTGTTCGACGCGGCCGATCTCGGCCACGCCTTCGGCCGCGACCATGTGGTGCATGCGATGCTGGCGCCCGGCCGATTGGCCGCGCGCTTCCTGGAGGAGTGCCGGCGGTATGCCGGTCTTCGACGGGGTGCCTCGGGTGAAGGCAATTGCGGTCCGGCATCGGCCGGCCGGGCAACAGATACAACGACGAGCTAGTCGGACACAGATGACTGACAGTAACGACCAGGACCGCAAGAAGGTTTTGAGCCTCCCCACCAAGGGCAAGCTCGAACTGAAGAACAAACCCGCCGATGCCGCCTCGGTTCGGCAGAGCTTTTCCCATGGCCGGTCGAAGACCGTGACCGTCGAGGTCAAGCGCAAGCGGACGATCGAGAAGGGCGCCGCGCCCGGTGTGGCCGATGGCGGCGCCGCGGCCCGCCGCGCGGCCGAGGGCCTGCCCCTCAAGGGCGCGCCCGGCGGCAGGGGCCAGCGTGGCCAGCCCGCCGTCCGGCAGCTCACCAAGGAGGAGCGCGACGCCCGTCTGCGCGCCCTCCAGGGTGCCATCCGTTCCGACGAGGAGCGGCGGCAGGTCGAGGCCGAGCTGGCCGAGGCGACCATCCTCGATGAGCCGGTGGCCGTCGAGGAGGCGCCCGAGCCCCAGCTCGATGCCGAGGCCCTGCGCCGGCGCGAGCTCGAAGAGCTGAAGAGCATCCAGGAAGATGAGCGCGCCAAGGCCGAGGAGGCCGAGCGCAAGCGCCAGGAAGAGGAAGCCAAGCGCAAGGAGGCGGAAGCCGCCAGGCGCCCGGCCGCCAAGGCTCCGGCCCGCGACGAGGAGGAGGCTCCGGCCGCCGCCCGCTCGGGCGAGGACGACCGCCGCAGGACGCCGGCGGCGCCCCGCGCCGCGGAAGCCGCTATCGGCAAGGCGGCCGGCATGATCGTCCGCGCCGGCGAAGAGGAAGACGACGGCCGCGGC contains:
- a CDS encoding helix-turn-helix domain-containing protein: MQPQTRGRRGTGGRPKTGKPNPIDVHVGSRVRLRRTLLGMSQEKLGEAIGLTFQQVQKYERGANRIGASRLFDLSRVLDVPVSFFFDDMPADSDAIVSGEPSHGGFGEEKSGSFEPDPMAKRETLELVRAYYRITDPQVRKRLFELTKSVANAANTEGG
- the metK gene encoding methionine adenosyltransferase; amino-acid sequence: MALRNYVFTSESVSEGHPDKVCDRISDAIVDLFLGHDPYARVAVETLATTNQIVLAGEVRGPDSITPDLMESVARHAIKDIGYEQEGFHWEKADVKILVHAQSADIAVGVDAAGNKDEGAGDQGIMFGYACRETEALMPAPIYFAHGILKSLAEARHSGAAPQLGPDAKSQVSLQYENGKPVRATSVVVSTQHMDGLDQAEVREIVRPHVINVLPEGWMCDEEFFYVNPTGRFVIGGPDGDAGLTGRKIIVDTYGGAAPHGGGAFSGKDPTKVDRSAAYAARYLAKNVVAAELAERCTIQLAYAIGVSRPLAVYIETYGTGRVDEDRLSKVLQDLVNLSPRGIREHLGLNKPIYARTAAYGHFGRAPEADGGFSWERTDLVSDLRSAFA
- the nusA gene encoding transcription termination factor NusA, whose protein sequence is MELLQVADAVAREKNIDRDEVLEAMEQAIQKAGRSKYGHEHDIRARIDRKTGDIHLMRYLEVVEEVENETTQLTVREAQRMKKDAAVGEFLTDELPPIDFGRIAAQTAKQVIVQKVREAERQRQFKEYKDRVGEVVNGLVKRVEYGNVTVDLGRAEAILRRDELLPREHFKNGDRVRAYIYDVRAEARGPQIFLSRTHPTFMAKLFSQEVPEIYDGIIEIKSVARDPGSRAKIAVLSHDSSIDPVGACVGMRGSRVQAVVGELQGEKIDIIPWSQDPATFVVNALAPAEVAKVVMDEESKRIEVVVPDDQLSLAIGRRGQNVRLASQLTGWDIDIMTENEESERRSEEFKTRSQLFIDALDVDDVIAHLLVAEGFSSVEEIAFAETNELAEIEGFDEDVAEELRERARTFLDQQNSEMTERRQALGVADEIAEIEGLSPVMLVKLGENGVKTLDDLADLAGDELREIVGKDAMTLDDANATIMAARAHWFTEDGEPATASTEQH
- a CDS encoding RNA-binding protein translates to MTSLNAHPTLPHEAAAPPDAFEPGLPGHEPLEEEAIGGRRSPLRRCIVTAVVADRQGMIRFVESPEGAVVPDLEGTLPGRGLWVTADRQILARAVAKNQFSKAARRKVKVDPGLADRVEALLKRRCLDSIGLCRRAGVAVSGFEKVREALRKGKAGALIAAADGAEDGRGKMRALAGEAPVVDLFDAADLGHAFGRDHVVHAMLAPGRLAARFLEECRRYAGLRRGASGEGNCGPASAGRATDTTTS